Below is a window of Thermogemmata fonticola DNA.
GCACCTGGTGGGCATCCCCTTGGCCCTGGCGGGACTGGTGTCGCTGGCGTTCCTCGCGTGGCCTTATGCCCTGTCGGCTTTCTGCGGCGGCTATCTGCTGCAATGGATCGGCCACCGGATCGAGGGGAACGATGTCGGGGAACTGATTCCGCTCAAGCGCTGGCTTGGCCTGCCGGTAGTCGCCATCGCGCCCCAGTATCTGCCAGTGGCAAATGATTCGCACCCCCAACACCAGCAGAACCCCGTCCAGCCAACCGAACACTCCTAACGCGGTCATCTGGCTGCAAGACACCTTGGGTCGACGCCTGGCGTTGAAAACATCGTCAATCATGGATTGATCCCTCCCTCAGCACGATCGATTCCCGTGAATAGGCACCCCTCCTCCTCTCTGCCGATACCAAAGTCACGTAGAAACGACACGGAACTCCCTAGCGAGTCGGATGCGTGACAATCGATCTCGTCCCCTCGTGCCACTGAGGCGGATCTCGCAGTTTCGCGGGGGCGGCGGAGGGATGAGACCCCAGCACCCGATGGCGGAACCTCAGGAGGGAAAAGGCGGAATGGCGAAAGTCATAGGCAACAGAGGCGGCGGGATGATCCGGATCGGTGAAGCCGATGAAGCGGGCGAAGGCCCAGGAGTCCCCTTGGCGGAGCATGCGATCGAGGACAGGAGCATCCACCCAGAAGCCGGCGGGGGGAGCATGGGGCGGCACGCGCGGGCCGGAGTGGGCTTGATCTCCCCAGGAATTGAGGAGGAATCCGCCAGGGCGTGGGTGGCCTCGGTAGCCAATCAGGGCCATGGCGTGATACCAAATGCCCCGCGGAGCACAGAAGCCGTCCCGGTCCCGTTCCATGCGGAACCCTTGATCGCTGCACACCAGGACCGGATAGCCCCGGCGGAGCGCGGCACGCGCTTCGTCCCAACTTTGGACCCGCATCACCTCCAGGACCGGATGGCGGCGTGCCAGCGCAGCTAGTTCTGGGGGAACGCCCCGCCGTCCAAATTCGCGGCACAATTTCTCATCATACTGACGTAAATCATACCGTTGATATACACCACGTGGTACAACTCCATAGTCTTTGACCCATTTGGCTGCCCATGCTCCAATGGAACCATCGCCCCGAATGCGGCCGCCGCCGATCTGAACACGAGAGCCGCCATAGATGACCTCGCTAGCGACATCCCGATAGCGGGCTTTCTCCCCGGCGGCAATCTGAACGCATTGGAGATGTTCCAGAGCTGAAGCCGTGGCGACTGCCACACAACTGCCGACAGCTCCTTGATCGCGTCCGGGCAGAATCTCGCCCGTCACCTGCCGGACGGTTTCCCAGAGATAGACCGGCTCGTCCGCCTCCGCACACGGTTCTTCACCCTCCGCCGGTGCGGCCCGGAACTCGCGAATATCCAGGTCTTTGAGGCATTCGCGCACTGCTTGCGGATCAGGGATCCAACCGCAGTATCGCGGCGGCGGTTCCGGTTCATCCGCCTTTGGAGACGACGGCGGCAGCTCTCCGTCCGGCTGGGGTACCGCCCCCTGCCAAAACAGAATCCACCCTCCGCAAACTAGCACCACCCCCATGATCACCAGCACACGCCGCGAACTCGCTAAGGTCCCCATGGCTCACCCTCCTTTGGACATTCGATGGTCTTGGTCTCGGACCGGCCTTGCAGCGGGAGAGGGTCCAACCGCAAAGCCACTCAATCAAAAGCATCCCCGCGATGCCACGCCACATGCAGGACATCGCCGGCTGTACTAAGGAACATATGCCCACTAAATCGCGCGAAGTCAAATAAAAAGTGGAAAAATTTTCATTACCCTTGTCAAGGGCTAGATTTCGAGCCAGAAGGGGAGCTTTTGATTGAGATTCCTGGTTCGATCGTTTCCAATCGAGGGGCCGGTGGAAGCAGAGGGCAAAT
It encodes the following:
- a CDS encoding Mpo1-like protein, whose protein sequence is MAYNFPIARRVIRWSRSAARQWRLRHQHPVNFALHLVGIPLALAGLVSLAFLAWPYALSAFCGGYLLQWIGHRIEGNDVGELIPLKRWLGLPVVAIAPQYLPVANDSHPQHQQNPVQPTEHS
- a CDS encoding C1 family peptidase encodes the protein MGTLASSRRVLVIMGVVLVCGGWILFWQGAVPQPDGELPPSSPKADEPEPPPRYCGWIPDPQAVRECLKDLDIREFRAAPAEGEEPCAEADEPVYLWETVRQVTGEILPGRDQGAVGSCVAVATASALEHLQCVQIAAGEKARYRDVASEVIYGGSRVQIGGGRIRGDGSIGAWAAKWVKDYGVVPRGVYQRYDLRQYDEKLCREFGRRGVPPELAALARRHPVLEVMRVQSWDEARAALRRGYPVLVCSDQGFRMERDRDGFCAPRGIWYHAMALIGYRGHPRPGGFLLNSWGDQAHSGPRVPPHAPPAGFWVDAPVLDRMLRQGDSWAFARFIGFTDPDHPAASVAYDFRHSAFSLLRFRHRVLGSHPSAAPAKLRDPPQWHEGTRSIVTHPTR